A region from the Rosa rugosa chromosome 6, drRosRugo1.1, whole genome shotgun sequence genome encodes:
- the LOC133717405 gene encoding autophagy-related protein 18b-like encodes MTLDTTIGLFDVLQHAKYPDNTVFNLITTHHRRDDLHHFDCNLVKGKISYSGVDQPLSYARIQLPNLCCFAIGTKDGFKVFNSNTGRLCYERAIGAFAIVEMLFSSSLLAIVGAGEEPSLSPRRLCLFNTTIGTALRELNFLTSILSVRMNRKSSLL; translated from the exons ATGACCTTGGACACCACCATCGGCCTATTCGATGTCCTCCAACACGCCAAGTATCCCGATAACACTGTGTTCAACCTCATCACTACGCACCATCGCCGGGACGACCTCCACCACTTCGACTGTAACCTCGTGAAGGGCAAGATCTCATACTCCGGCGTTGACCAGCCTCTCAGCTATGCGCGAATCCAGCTGCCTAATCTATG TTGCTTTGCCATAGGCACAAAGGATGGCTTCAAAGTATTCAATTCTAATACAGGGAGACTCTGCTATGAACGAG CTATTGGCGCTTTCGCTATTGTTGAAATGCTATTTAGCTCTAGTCTTCTTGCCATTGTTGGAGCTGGTGAAGAG CCATCTTTATCTCCGCGTCGTCTCTGTTTGTTCAATACAACAATTGGAACTGCTCTTCGAGAATTGAACTTTTTGACTTCAATACTTTCCGTTCGTATGAATAGGAAAAG CTCCCTGCTATAA